Part of the Anabaena sphaerica FACHB-251 genome, CTGGGGACTGGGGAATAGATAGAAAATTATGCTCCCCTGCTCCCCTGCTCCCCTGCTCCCCTGCTCCCCTGCTCCTCTGCTCCTCTGCTCCCCTGCTCCTCTGCTCCTCTGCTCCCCTGCTCCTCTGCTCCCCTGCTCCTCTGCTCCTCTGCTCCCCTGCTCCCCTACCTGTTCCCTATTTCTGTGCCATTGACAACATCAAATCAATAACACGGTTGGAATAACCCCACTCGTTGTCATACCAAGAGACAACCTTAAAGAAATTGGAGTTTAATTCAATTCCTGCACCAGCGTCGAAAATGCTAGAGTGGGCATCACCTTGAAAATCAGTAGATACCACTTCTTGATCGGTGTAACCCAAAATGCCCGCTAACTCACCCTCAGCAGCTTTTTTCATTGCTGCACAAATTTCTTTGTAACTGGTAGCTTTGGCAGTTTTGAAAGTCAAGTCAACCACAGAGACATCAGGTGTAGGCACACGGAAAGCCATACCAGTTAACTTACCTTTCAACTCCGGTAACACCAAAGCCACAGCTTTAGCCGCACCTGTGGAAGAAGGAATAATATTTTGAGCCGCACCTCGTCCACCGCGCCAGTCTTTTTTACTTGGGCCATCTACCGTGGGTTGGGTAGCTGTCATCGCGTGAACTGTAGTCATCAACCCTTCGGTTAAACCAAAGTTGTCATTGATAACTTTAGCAATCGGGGCTAAACAATTTGTAGTGCAACTAGCATTGGAAACAATTAAATCCTTTGCTGGATCAAACAAGTGATGATTTACACCCATCACCATTGTTTTAACCTTGTCTGGTTCTTTGGTAGGTGCAGAAATCACAACTCGCTTTGCACCTGCTTTTAGATGATTTTCTGCCCCTGCATAGTCAGTGAAAAGTCCCGTAGATTCAACAACATAATCTACACCCAGTTTACCCCAAGGTAATTCCACCGGATTTCTTACCGACACACAAGGGATAAAATGACCATCAATCACCATGCCATCTTCTCTAGCTTCTACCTTACCTTTTAACCTACCGTGTGTAGAGTCGTACTTTAAAAGATAAGCAAGATTATCGGGTGGTACTAGGTCATTAATACCCACAAACTCTATGTTAGGGTTATTAATGCCTGCCCGCAGTACAAGTCTGCCGATACGACCAAATCCATTGATACCAACTTTCAACTTCGCCAAAATTTAACCTCCTGCTGTTTGTAGAGATGCAACCAAGGATAATTGGCCGGGTTAATTCTAATCTGACTTAGCTGATTCTTACAGTTACAAAAGACATAAAGCCGATTTAACTGGCATATTTTAAGGTTTTGTTATGACTCATTAGTCATTTATCATGAGTTAGGGCTTACCCAAAACATCTCTCAAGTTGTCATTTCTCCGTATCGCACTATTCGCTTCAATCTGGGAAACCCTTCTACAGCTAGGCTTCCCAGCCTACGCAATTTACTTAAATTTTATTTTACAGCATTAGTCAAAATTCCCATAATTTTAGGGACATCATTTAAAAAATACTCAGCTAAATCAACCTGCACCCGTTCACCCGATAACTTTAAAAATTTCCAAATTTCCCCAGTAGTCACTACACCATAAATTTCTGTAATTTCATTTTCTTCTCGTTCATTAAATAACTTAGCGGCATACATTTCCGCTATACATTGCCCTAAACCACCTTTAATATTTTCCTTCTTGGCTTCAACAATGAAAATTACAGGTGCGTTAATCAATAAAAACTCAGGAGAACGAGTAATAATAAAATCGCAATTTCCGCTTAAACCCTGACTAGGATCAATATTAAATTCTACACCAGAAAATAAACTAATCTCTTGAGATTTCTTTTTGGTTAACTCTAATAAAATTGGTGTAATAATCATCTCAGAACGAGATTTTTCTGTATTACTAGCCAAAGCAAAAGGAACATTATAAGCTAAAGTTTCCTGTAAATAATCACTAACTAGTAATGGTTCAACATCAGCAAAAATATTATCTCTCGCAAAAATATTGAGATGCAGGTTTTTTTTGACAGTTTCTAAAGTAAAATCACTGTAAGACATTTAAGACTCCTATTTGATTTTTACAGCTTCAGAATCAGATAATCATCACATATAGCAGAAGTCACCGAGTCAGGATAAAAATTAATTATTCCCAATTCCCAGTCCCCAATCCCCAGTCCCCAATCCCTGATAAAATTTTCAAGCACTACAGCCCTTTCATCCCTATGCTAACTGACTGGAAAACTGTTAAATCTTACGAAGATATTCTGTATCAAAAAATCGACGGTATCGCTAAAATCACCATCAACCGTCCCCATAAACGCAACGCATTCCGCCCGAAAACTGTCTTTGAGTTATATGAAGCTTTTTGTAATGCCCGTGAAGATACAAATATTGGTGTAGTGCTGTTTACGGGTGCAGGACCCCACACAGATGGTAAATATGCTTTTTGTTCGGGAGGTGATCAAAGTGTACGCGGACAAGCTGGATATGTTGATGATGCTGGTATACCTCGCTTGAATGTTTTAGACTTGCAACGTCTGATTCGTTCTATGCCCAAGGTAGTAATTGCCTTGGTAGCTGGTTACGCTATTGGTGGAGGTCATGTTTTACATTTAATTTGTGACCTAACTATAGCTGCGGATAACGCCATTTTTGGACAAACAGGCCCTAAAGTTGGCAGTTTTGACGGTGGTTTTGGCGCAAGTTACCTAGCGCGGATAGTCGGACAAAAAAAAGCGCGAGAAATTTGGTTTCTCTGTCGTCAATATAATGCCCAACAAGCTTTAGAAATGGGATTAGTTAATACGGTAGTTCCTGTGGAAGAACTGGAAGCCGAGGGGATAAAATGGGCGCAAGAAATATTAGAAAAAAGTCCTATTGCAATACGTTGTTTAAAGGCTGCATTTAACGCTGACTGTGATGGACAAGCAGGTTTACAAGAACTTGCTGGCAACGCCACCCTACTCTACTACATGACAGAAGAAGGTTCTGAAGGCAAACAAGCATTTCTAGAAAAACGTCCCCCGAATTTTCGGGACTTTCCCTGGTTGCCTTAACTATCCTCAAAAGCGCACCTTGACTAAAGGTGCGATGTTTGTCATATCTTCAAACTTACAGCACCAACAAATTTTAAAGGCAAATTTTATGTTTAGTGGTCTTAACGCGGAAAAAAAAACTTATTAAAGTAATAACAGGCAGTTAAATAACTAAGGCTTTGGTTTTTATCTCTGGTAATGAGGAGGCCGATATTTCTTCAACTGGCGTAAGTGTGAGATTATCTAAATCGGAATTTAAGGTAGCAGCAACAGGTAAAATTGGTTTTGCTACTGGTAAACTCCAAGCATCTTCTAAAGATTCCCATGAAGGTGCAAAGGCAGGGATCGCTAAAGAGCAAGCTTTCCAACCCGCTTGTACTGGTGCGCTCAACTGTTTACACATACCACCACGACGACCCTCTGGTTGGTAATGACGGCAGTATCTACAGGCAGATGTTACAGGGTTAATTGGTTTCATGAGCGTTCATCTTGAGTGCGATTTAGGGCTACTTATCACACTTATATTTTGCTTCTATGACAAAATAGGTATAAAAGCCAAAAAGTTATTATCTTATCAGGGTTCTAGCTATTTTTTATTAAAAAAATTTTTATGATGTCTTTATAATTCTGTTATATATGTAAATGATTCCTAGAGTAACTACATACTTGTTTTTGCCTAAAACGTATTGGGGATCAAGGTTAAGCATCTAGTTTTAGATTTACTCAATGTTTACAACTCATTCTTTACATACCCGAAGTTACTGTTTATGGTAACAAGTTACATGGGCAGAGAGCAGGGGAGCAGGGGAGAAAATTACAAATTACGTTGGCGTAGCCTGCCGGAGGCACTATTACGAATTACGAATTATGAAAGTTGCACAGGGAGAACAAACACCCCAGCGTTGGAGTTCACCGGGTGGGGAGGGAGATTGACACTGGGGACAAAGGGGCAAGTTGTGCGATCGCTTTTGTCTAGTTCTCACCCAATCTTCAAAAGCCGTTTTCGCATTCTCGGTAGTGGGTTTAACTTCAGAGTTAGATATATCCTCACCCAAGTAACTGGGGTGTTCTTGGGGTGAGAGAGTTGGTTGCTGGTTGTCTGGTAATGCTGTTTGCTTCCATTGGGCAGTGGAAAACCGAATATCTATCAAAGGCGTAGGTAGCTTTTGATTTAACTTTAAAAGTAGGGCTTTACGTCCAAAAGTCAAATTTTGCGCCCAAGCTGCACTAGAAGTTGCTACCCACAAAACATCACGCTGAATCGACAACGGGCGAGTTTGTGCGGACACCTTAGCCCCAACAACTTCTCCCCAACAGTTAAGCAGGCGTTGAAAAGGTTGTTCCTGCCTTATGGCTTCCAATTTGAGAATTCCTAAAATATCATTAACTGATTTAAATGACATCTTTTCCAATAAAGCAAAAATTTAGCTGGGATCTGGAACTTATAATACAAGGTAATAAAATTCATTCAGCAGTATCACGTTTAAGGCATTGTGGCAATGAGTCAAAATCCCATCATCGATTCTGGTACTCAGTCTTCTAAAATCTCTGGACTAAAGCCAGCACTAGCCACAGCACTAGGAAATTTGGAAGTGCAGCTAGATCAAGAGTTAACTCGATACCGACGCGCACGCAATGGAGTGAGGCAACAAAAAAAAGTTAGTGTACAAAGTTACATTCCTAATCCACCCCAAAAGTTACAGAGTATGACTGGGACATTGGGAAAAACTCAGCCAGCGGTGGCAGAAGTTAACATTAACTCCATTCCTCCAGAAAATCCAGCCTTAGAAATAGTAGAAAAACAGGAAGAAATAAATCCTTTGCAACTGTCTTCTGCCCAACAGTCTACCAAAACACAAACCCCACCACCACCCCCCAAGTCCATCAGTAGTATAGTAACCACAAAACCCAGGGCTGCTGAAACTAAAACTCTCGTCCCAGCAGATGAAATTCCCAAACACCCAGATGATTATTTAGAATCGAGTGAAGCACTGCTGCGAAGTCTCCAAGAAGAACAACCACAAACCAAGAAATCAGGTAATTCCAGCGACACTCTGCTGTCACCTTTGGGTATTGGTTCTATACTGCTGCTACTATTGGCGAGTCTGACTTTAGGCTATGTAGTATTTAATCCCCAAACTTTGCCACAGTTGGATTTAGGCAAATTATTTAACCGTAGTTCCTCAACAACTAAGGAAAATTCTGGAATCGCTGAGAGTAATCCTTCACCTATAGCCCAACCAGAAATCACGCCTATCCCCAAATATCCTAACTTAGCTGCTCGCGAGTTTCCACAGGTTAGAGATCCTAATGATGTGGTGGGTTTAAAACCTAAAGTCAAGCCAACCCCGACAGCTATTCCCAAACCCATAGCCATCGAAACACCAATAAATCCAGTAGTTCTGCCAACTTTACTTCCTAATGTTTCAACGATACCAAAGTCGCAGAAAACCTTACCAGGACTAAATGCAGAAATCAAACCATCAGCCGATGGGTACTATTATTTAGTGGCTGATAATCAAGGCGATGGTGTTTTAGCAGCGGCGCGGCAAGTTGTTCCTGATGCTTATTTATCAGAGGGACAAAAGTATATTTATCTTGGTGCGTTGAAGACTAAAGAGGAAGTAAATCAAAAGTTGCAGCAGCTACAGGCAAAAGGCATTAAAGCCCGTGTACGGCAACCATGATGGGTTAATTCATAATTCATAATTCATGATTCATAATTGAAAGAATCCCAAATTTGCTGGCTGGTAAAAAGTGAATGGAGCATAGCCTAGTATGGAAGTGATGAAGCGCATTCTGCGGGTGATTCGTGCTAACGTCAATGGTTTGGTGAACGGTGTCGAAGATCCAGAAAAAATTTTGGAGCAAACTTTTTTGGAGATGCAGTCAAATTTGGTGCAGTTGCGGCAGGGGGTTGCTTGTGCGATCGCTACCCAAAAACGTACTGAACGTCAAGCACTCGCTGCCGAGTCCCAAGCCCAGGAGTGGTATCGTCGCGCTCAACTGGCTCTGCAACAAGGTAACGAAGTCTTAGCACGGGAAGCTCTCACCAAACGTCAAGGGTATCAACAAACTGCTACAGCCCTGTTTGAGCAAATAGAGCAGCAAAAACAGGTGGTAGAGAAGCTAAAACAGGACATGGGTCGTTTGGAGCTAAAAACCGCTGAGGTGAAGACCAAAAAAGATATGTACATTGCTCGCGCTCGTTCTGCTGAGGCATCCTCTAAACTTCAGGAAATGCTGGGGGGAATTTCTCCTACATCCAGTCTGGGCGCATTAGAACGAATGGAAGATAAAGTATTACAGATAGAAGCTCAATCAGCAGCCATTAGTCAACTGGGTGGTGACAATCTGGAAACAAGATTTGCTAAGTTGAATTCTATTAATGATATGGATGCTGAACTAGCAGCAATGAAAACCCAAATGTTAGATCAGGTAAATAACACCCCGCCACAGAATACACTCTCAGAACGGCAAGTACCCACAAAGCCTAAAACTCCAGAGTGTTAAATGTGATGAGTTAAGGTAGCTCAATTATAGAGTGATGATTCAGAATGGAGAGAGGATACCATTCCAGACTGAGAAGATTAAATTGAAATAGGTAGCTCTTAAACAGTAAAAAAGCTCACTGTCTAACCAAGCGCGTAAACCAAGAAAGGAAAAACAAAGTTATGGGATTATTTGATCGCATTAAAAGAGTAGTTGGTGCTAATGTTAACGATTTGATCAACAAAGCTGAAGATCCAGAAAAAATGCTGGAACAAGCCATCCTGGAGATGCAGGAAGACTTGGTACAGCTACGTCAGGGGGTGGCTCAAGCGATCGCCGCCCAGAAACGCACTGAGAAACAGTACAATGATGCTGTAAATGAAGTTAATAAATGGCAACGTAACGCCCAACTAGCTCTGCAAAAGGGTGATGAAAACCTGGCACGTCAAGCATTGGAGCGCAAGAAAAGTTTTACAGATACCTCTACAGCCCTGAAAATTAGCCTGGATCAGCAAAATGTTCAGGTAGATGGCATCAAGAAGAATTTAATCCAGCTAGAGAGCAAAATTTCTGAAGCCAAAACCAAGAAAGAAATGCTCAAAGCGCGGATTACTGCGGCTAAAGCCCAAGAGCAAATTGGATCAATGGCGCGTGGTATGAATACCAGTAGTGCAATGGCTGCTTTTGAGCGGATGGAAGAAAAGGTATTGATGCAAGAAGCCCGCGCTCAGTCTACCGCAGAATTAGTAGGTGCAGATTTGGAAAGCCAATTTGCCCAATTGGAATCTGGCAGCGATGTAGATGATGAATTGGCAGCTTTGAAAGCAAGTATGCTACCACCTGCAACTCCTGCCAATCAACCGCAATTACTCCCAGAACAACAAACCACTACTGCTAAACCTGCTGAACCTGTAGATTCTGACTTGGAAGCTCTCAAAAGACAATTAGATCAAATGTAACTTTTGCAGACAACATACTTGAGAGAATCCCACACCTCTTGGTAGTGGGATTTTGCTTCATTAGTCAGTTGTCAGTTGTACCTATTCCCTGAGAACTGACCCTCAAATTAAGATAGAGTAATCTCTGTGTCAACTTGGAACGATGCCACCTAATGGAGACTTTAATGAGTAAGGGTGTAATCACTATCACTGATGCTGATTTTGAAACTGAAGTTTTAAAAGCCGAGCAGCCTGTATTAGTTTACTTTTGGGCTTCCTGGTGTGGTCCTTGTCAATTGATGTCGCCAATGATTAATCTAGCTGCTAGTAAATACAGCGATCGCCTGAAAATTGTCAAAATGGAAATTGACCCTAACCCCCTAACTGTAAAGCAGTATCAGGTGGAAGGTGTCCCCGCACTGAGGTTAATTAAAAAAAACCAACTTTTAGAATCAACTGAGGGAGTTATCAGCAAAGATAAATTACTCAGCCTCTTGGATCAGCATTTAAATAGTAATTAGTCGATGGTCACTTGTAGGGGTTTAGCATTGCTAAACCCGTACTATCAGACTGATAACTGATGACCAATGACTAATGACCAATGACTAATGACTAAAATGCAATTTGCAAAGCGTTTACAACCCCTACAATCTAATGTATTTGCTGATATGGACCGGGCTAAGGCTGTGGCTGTAGCTGCGGGACGAGAATTAATTGATTTGTCTCTGGGGTCTTCTGATTTACCAGCAGAGAATCATGTGATTGATGCGATCGCTAAATCTCTCTATGACCCCAGCACTCACGGTTATTTGCTGTTTCGCGGAACTCAAACATTTCGTCAAGCTGCGGCTCAATGGTATGAGCAAAAATTCGGTATTAAAGTTGACCCCGAAACTGAAGTTTTACCTCTGATTGGTTCTCAAGAAGGAACGGCTCATTTACCGTTAGCAATTCTCAATCCTGGTGATTTTGCCTTATTATTAGACCCTGGTTATCCTTCTCATGTCGGAGGAGTTTATTTAGCTAGTGGGCAAATTTACACAATGCCCTTAAAGGCAGAAAATAATTTTTTACCAGTGTTGACTGATATTCCCGCTTCAGTTTTAGCTCAGTCACGGATGATGGTGTTAAGCTATCCCCATAATCCTACCAGTGCGATCGCTCCTTTATGCTTTTTCCAAGAAGCTGTAGCTTTTTGTCAAAAGCACAACATTGTTTTAGTCCATGATTTCCCTTACGTGGATTTAGTTTTTACCGAGGAAGAAACTTTTAATCCAAAATCCTTGGTTCCCTCAATTTTGCAAGCTGACCCAGAAAAAAGCGTTTCTATTGAATTTTTCACCCTGTCCAAGTCTTACAATATGGGTGGTTTCCGCATTGGTTATGCCATCGGTAATGCCCGATTAATTCAAGCTTTAAGGCAGGTAAAAGCAGCGGTTGACTTTAATCAGTATTTGGGAATTTTGAACGGGGCGATCGCGGCACTGACAGGAAATCAAGATGGTGTAAAAGTCGCTGTTGATACCTTCCGCCAACGTCGTGACGCTTTCATTAATGCCCTACATCGCATTGGTTGGAACGTCCCCACACCGGAAGCGACAATGTATATTTGGGCAAAATTGCCTGAGCCATGGTGTAATAATTCTATTAAATTCTGTACGGAGCTAGTTAAACAAACTGGTGTTGCTGCTTCCCCTGGTGCTGGTTTTGGTCAAGCTGGTGAAGGTTATGTGCGTTTTGCTTTGGTGCAAGAACCAGATGTGTTAGAAACTGCGGTAGAGAGAATTGCTGAGTTTATTAATTACAGCAGAATTCAGGAGTCAGGAGTCAGGAGTCAGTAGAGACGTTCCGGCGGAAAGTCTGTAAAGGAGTAAAAGTATGAGTGTGCCATAGCTTTGTGATATCAAATTAAATTTTTGACCTCATGTACCTGCAATATGCTGTAAATAATTAATTGTTAACTAGGGCTTGTATTGCCTACGTAATTAGACGTAGGCAATTACGCCATAATCCCTTATTTTTCTATTCAAAAAACACAGTAACTTTATGTAAATATCGCCTCTATACTTGTATAGTATATTTATGTGTTGAATTACTAAACAGGGAATAGCGGTCTGGCTTTCCCGTAACCCTATCACCAAACGACCAATATATATATTTGGTTAACTCGGCTAAAACATAGAAACAGTATTAAACTCGACTCTAAAAAAAATGAAAAACACTTTTGGGAAGATTGTAATCGGTGCTTCAATGGCTATTAGTTTAGGTGCAGTTGCAGCTAACCCAGCACAAGCAGGAACCCTCACTGGTGCAACTATCGGTGGAACAGCCGCAAATGATTATTTAGTTTATGGATCGGATGGTACTAACACATTTGTTGTACCTAATACTCTGGGAAATGTTGCAGCATCTTTAACTGGTGATGCTGGAAGCCCTACTGGTAACATTGAGTTAAGAGGCAGCACTGAAGCGGCAAGTTTTAACGCTATCGAGTTCGGCAAAAACACAACATTGTCAGGACAAATCGGTGGTAAAGATATTACCTTGAGCAGTTTAACATTTGCAGACTGGTTTAGCACTGCACCAAATATCACAAGTACAGCCTATGGCGCAAATAACCTGGCTAATAGATGGTTTAATGAATTTATCACCAGGGCTGGATATGGATTATCTGTTGGTACTACCCAAGCAGCAGGAATGTACCTTCAATTTCGGGGATTGGGAGGATTTGAACGTACTAGCGACCCTAATATCTCCTACGTTAACCAAGATGACACGACTGGCTTGATTAAAATAGGTTTAGCAGGTCACTTTGATTTGAAAGCCGCTTACTCTCAGTCTGGCTCACCATTTGCTCCATTTGCAAGCTTTCTACCTAATGGATTCCAAGCCAGTGAAGTTGTCAAATACACCTATAATGGAGTTACTGACTATCTCTACGGTTTCACGGCTACCAATTCCGGTTTAAATTCTAACGATACTACTAACTCCCACAATGGTAATTACGAAGTTACCATTCAAGGTGATCATCAAACAGTCCCCGAACCTTCTGTAATGCTGGGTTTATTTGGTGTTGCTGGTATTGTAACTGCACAACGCAAGCTGAAAAAAGTTTCTGCGTAAGACTGAAATTTCAATATTTTCAATGAAAAAATAGTCGGTTAAAACCGACTTTAGCTATAAGACAGGGAATTAATTCCCTGTCTTACCTTGACGTTCTCAATTCCGTCAGCCAATTTCCCCAAAATATTTCTTAAAATAAAGAAGGGTATTTTTGTAAAATTACCTAACTTTAGCCGTGACACTATCTTCGTCAACACTACCACTAGTTAAAAATCCAGACAAACTAGAAACCCGTTTAACAGAAATTCCTGCTGAACCGGGGGTTTATTTAATGAGAGATGGGAGCGATCGCATTATCTATATAGGTAAATCCCGCAAATTGCGATCGCGTGTCCGTTCCTATTTCCGTGATGACCGCAATAAAACGGAACGCATCAACACGATGGTTAAGTTGGTGACAGAGATTGAATTTATCGTCACTGATACGGAAGCAGAAGCATTAGCACTAGAAGCAAATTTAATCAAACAGCATCAACCATATTTTAATGTCTTACTCAAGGATGATAAAAAATATCCCTATCTCTGCATTACTTGGTCAGAAGCATATCCGCGCATTTTTATTACCCGTAAACGTCAGTTAGGTAAAGAAAAAGATAAATTTTACGGACCCTATACAGATGCGGGTTTATTGCGGGAAATTCTGCACCTATGTAAACGCATATTTCCCCAGAGACAAAGACCACAACCTTTATTTAAAGACCGTCCTTGCTTAAATTATGACATTGGTCGCTGTCCGGGTGTATGTCAAAAATTGGTTTCTCCTGAAGAATACCGTCAAATTGTGCAGAAGGTAGCGATGGTATTTCAAGGAAGAACTCAGGAACTAATTGATATTTTGACAGCACAAATGCAAGCTGCGTCTGAAGAATTGAATTTTGAAACAGCAGCAAAAATCCGTGATCAAATTGTTGGATTAAAATCTTTAACTGCACAGCAAAAAGTATCTTTACCTGATGATACTGTATCACGAGATGCCATTGCTTTAGCCGCAGATGATCAACACGCCTATATTCAATTATTTCAAATTCGTGCAGGTCAGTTAGTAGGAAGATTGGCTTTTGTTGCTAATTCTCACGCTGAACCTGGAGCTATTCTACAACGAGTGTTAGAGGAACATTATCAAACTGCGGAAAGTGTAGAAATTCCCACAGAGATTTTAGTACAGCATGAGTTACCAGATGGAGAAATTTTAGCAGATATTTTGACACAACACAAAGGTAGAAAAGTAACAATTATTGCGCCTCAACGCCAAACTAAGGCAGAATTAATAGAAATGGTGGAACGTAACGCCCAATTTGAGTTACAAAGAATGCAAAAATTGGGTGCAAGTAATCAACTTTCTCTAGAAGATTTAGCTGCTATTCTCGATTTACCAGACTTACCGAACCGCATTGAAGGTTATGATATTTCTCACATTCAAGGTAGTAATGCGGTAGCTTCTCAGGTGGTATTTATTGATGGTTTACCAGCGAAACAATATTACCGTCACTACAAAATCAAAAATCCCCATGTTACTATCGGACACTCTGATGATTTTGCCAGTTTAGCAGAAGTTATTCAAAGACGATTTAGAAAATATATTGAAGATCCAAAATTAGCAAGATTGGGAAATTCAGACTGGCCTGATTTAATTATGATTGATGGTGGTAAAGGTCAGTTATCTGCCGTTGTTAGTATTTTGCAAGAAATGAATTTGTTAGCAGACTTGCGGGTTGTAAGTTTAGCGAAAAAACGGGAAGAAATCTTTTTACCTGGAGAGTCTTTACCTTTAGAAACCAACGCAGAACAACCAGGAGTACAGTTATTGCGAAGGTTGCGGGATGAAGCACACAGGTTTGCTGTGAGTTTTCATCGTCAACAAAGAAGTGATAAATTAAAGCGATCGCGTTTAGATGAAATTCCCGGTTTAGGACACCATCGGCAAAAGTTACTATTAGCTCATTTTCGTTCAGTTGATTATATCCGTCAAGCTACACTACAACAATTAACTGAGGTTGCGGGAATTGGACCTAGATTAGCACAAGAAATTTATGATTATTTCCATCCGGGTTGAGGAATATGGTTTTATATAAGTAAGTCGGCGGGAAAAAACCGTAGACGCGTAGCGGCTTCTCGAAGAGTAGTATGTAACAAAAAGTAAATTCACCAAAACCCTCTTCCCCGTTCCCCGTTCCCTGTTCCCTTGTCATAACGACAATTTTTAACGCCCACTTACTTACACTTTATAGCTTATTTTCGTTCAGTTGATTATAAGCTGTTGTGCAGCTAGACCACAATAATTAACTGAAGTTACGGGAATTTGTTCACGGTTAGCGCAGGAGATTTATAATTATTTTTATCCTGATTTAAATGATAAGAAATAATGGGCAATTAATAATCACGAATGTCTATTACTAATTACCCATTTCTCATTACCCATTACTAATCACTAGATTAGCAAAGGTAGCTGAGGGCTGTAATATCTCATATTGGAAGTTTTGCTTAAATTATGTGCAAGTATGTGCAAGAAATCAGGAATCATGAGTCAGGGTGTCTCATCTCACAATGAAAAATCCACAGCAGTGCTGTATCAATTCTATCTTTATGAGATAATGAACCTCAAAGAAACATTAATAAAATATAAAAAAATTGTTTTTGTGACTTAAACTACAGTTTTTCTCCGTTTGTAACGATTGAATACAAATATAACTTATTTTTAAAGATGAGGATAAACAGGCTTATCTCAAAGATTACACTACAGGGATCACCACGAATAGAGACAAAAGTCACAGCTAAAGTAAATTTATATATCTAAAGCGTGACGACTAAAAATATTAACACTAAGATAATGAGTGAGAATTACAAACTTTTTTTCATTCTTAAACTTTGTTAAAAAAAATAGCCCATCATCAGGCTAAAAATATTGACAGGCTAGAGTTACACAGTTTTCCAAAAAATTATTTAATCCAGGGATTTTAAAATGCAAGTCTTACAAAAAATTCACTGCCCAAATTGCGGCAGTGCAGCTGAACGTCACTACATTGCTGATAGTCAAGTTACAAGAACACAATGCCCTACTTGTGATTATCTGATGATTACCTGTACTCGCACTGGTAAAGTAATTGAGGCTTA contains:
- a CDS encoding PspA/IM30 family protein, translating into MEVMKRILRVIRANVNGLVNGVEDPEKILEQTFLEMQSNLVQLRQGVACAIATQKRTERQALAAESQAQEWYRRAQLALQQGNEVLAREALTKRQGYQQTATALFEQIEQQKQVVEKLKQDMGRLELKTAEVKTKKDMYIARARSAEASSKLQEMLGGISPTSSLGALERMEDKVLQIEAQSAAISQLGGDNLETRFAKLNSINDMDAELAAMKTQMLDQVNNTPPQNTLSERQVPTKPKTPEC
- the menB gene encoding 1,4-dihydroxy-2-naphthoyl-CoA synthase codes for the protein MLTDWKTVKSYEDILYQKIDGIAKITINRPHKRNAFRPKTVFELYEAFCNAREDTNIGVVLFTGAGPHTDGKYAFCSGGDQSVRGQAGYVDDAGIPRLNVLDLQRLIRSMPKVVIALVAGYAIGGGHVLHLICDLTIAADNAIFGQTGPKVGSFDGGFGASYLARIVGQKKAREIWFLCRQYNAQQALEMGLVNTVVPVEELEAEGIKWAQEILEKSPIAIRCLKAAFNADCDGQAGLQELAGNATLLYYMTEEGSEGKQAFLEKRPPNFRDFPWLP
- a CDS encoding DUF721 domain-containing protein — protein: MSFKSVNDILGILKLEAIRQEQPFQRLLNCWGEVVGAKVSAQTRPLSIQRDVLWVATSSAAWAQNLTFGRKALLLKLNQKLPTPLIDIRFSTAQWKQTALPDNQQPTLSPQEHPSYLGEDISNSEVKPTTENAKTAFEDWVRTRQKRSHNLPLCPQCQSPSPPGELQRWGVCSPCATFIIRNS
- a CDS encoding PspA/IM30 family protein translates to MGLFDRIKRVVGANVNDLINKAEDPEKMLEQAILEMQEDLVQLRQGVAQAIAAQKRTEKQYNDAVNEVNKWQRNAQLALQKGDENLARQALERKKSFTDTSTALKISLDQQNVQVDGIKKNLIQLESKISEAKTKKEMLKARITAAKAQEQIGSMARGMNTSSAMAAFERMEEKVLMQEARAQSTAELVGADLESQFAQLESGSDVDDELAALKASMLPPATPANQPQLLPEQQTTTAKPAEPVDSDLEALKRQLDQM
- the gap gene encoding type I glyceraldehyde-3-phosphate dehydrogenase, translating into MAKLKVGINGFGRIGRLVLRAGINNPNIEFVGINDLVPPDNLAYLLKYDSTHGRLKGKVEAREDGMVIDGHFIPCVSVRNPVELPWGKLGVDYVVESTGLFTDYAGAENHLKAGAKRVVISAPTKEPDKVKTMVMGVNHHLFDPAKDLIVSNASCTTNCLAPIAKVINDNFGLTEGLMTTVHAMTATQPTVDGPSKKDWRGGRGAAQNIIPSSTGAAKAVALVLPELKGKLTGMAFRVPTPDVSVVDLTFKTAKATSYKEICAAMKKAAEGELAGILGYTDQEVVSTDFQGDAHSSIFDAGAGIELNSNFFKVVSWYDNEWGYSNRVIDLMLSMAQK
- a CDS encoding LL-diaminopimelate aminotransferase produces the protein MTKMQFAKRLQPLQSNVFADMDRAKAVAVAAGRELIDLSLGSSDLPAENHVIDAIAKSLYDPSTHGYLLFRGTQTFRQAAAQWYEQKFGIKVDPETEVLPLIGSQEGTAHLPLAILNPGDFALLLDPGYPSHVGGVYLASGQIYTMPLKAENNFLPVLTDIPASVLAQSRMMVLSYPHNPTSAIAPLCFFQEAVAFCQKHNIVLVHDFPYVDLVFTEEETFNPKSLVPSILQADPEKSVSIEFFTLSKSYNMGGFRIGYAIGNARLIQALRQVKAAVDFNQYLGILNGAIAALTGNQDGVKVAVDTFRQRRDAFINALHRIGWNVPTPEATMYIWAKLPEPWCNNSIKFCTELVKQTGVAASPGAGFGQAGEGYVRFALVQEPDVLETAVERIAEFINYSRIQESGVRSQ
- a CDS encoding thioredoxin family protein; amino-acid sequence: MSKGVITITDADFETEVLKAEQPVLVYFWASWCGPCQLMSPMINLAASKYSDRLKIVKMEIDPNPLTVKQYQVEGVPALRLIKKNQLLESTEGVISKDKLLSLLDQHLNSN